In Carya illinoinensis cultivar Pawnee chromosome 16, C.illinoinensisPawnee_v1, whole genome shotgun sequence, a single window of DNA contains:
- the LOC122298945 gene encoding putative disease resistance RPP13-like protein 1, translated as STQCDSYSWYGGIGKTTLAQLVYNDKKVESLFDLKAWAYVSEDFDVAAVTKTILQSMSKELDCADKDLNWLQVELNKILLGKKFLVILDDVWNENYNDWTLLRAPFEAGAQGSSIIITTRNQGVSSLMRTIKVPPFQLELLTNDACLSIFSQHALDARDLSAHPDLKDIGEELVRRCKGLPLAVKTIAGVLRSKHEDHNEWEKVLNSKIWDIPEERSGIAPALMLSYHKLPSHLKRCFAYCSILSKDYEFEEKQVVLLWMAEGLIQPRQDDEEMEDLGSVYFRSLLSRSFFQQSRINKSQFLMHDLIHDLAQTVASDICFRMEERSGGSKQENIPIKARHSSYLASRYDVTKRFEVFSKLTSLRTFLPLMPPNSGKCYLAHRVHLELVPTLRCLRVLSFHGYYITKLSDSIGDQLKHLWYLDLSKT; from the exons AGTACCCAATGTGATTCCTATAGTTGGTATGGGGGTATCGGAAAGACAACACTGGCCCAGCTGGTATACAATGATAAAAAAGTGGAAAGCCTTTTCGATCTGAAAGCATGGGCTTATGTTTCTGAAGATTTTGATGTTGCTGCAGTTACAAAAACGATTTTACAATCTATGAGCAAGGAATTAGACTGTGCTGACAAAGATCTAAATTGGTTGCAAGTCGAATTGAATAAAATACTACTTGGGAAAAAGTTTCTAGTAATTCTTGATGATGTTTGGAACGAAAACTACAATGATTGGACTCTTCTGCGTGCTCCTTTTGAAGCAGGGGCTCAGGGAAGTAGTATTATAATCACAACTCGTAATCAGGGAGTCTCATCACTAATGAGAACCATTAAAGTACCACCTTTTCAATTGGAATTGTTAACAAATGATGCTTGCTTGTCCATATTTTCCCAACATGCATTGGATGCAAGAGACTTAAGTGCTCATCCAGACCTTAAAGATATTGGTGAGGAACTTGTTAGAAGGTGTAAAGGCTTGCCACTGGCAGTAAAAACTATTGCAGGAGTCTTACGCAGTAAACATGAAGACCACAATGAGTGGGAAAAAGTTTTGAATAGTAAGATATGGGATATACCTGAGGAGAGAAGTGGAATTGCTCCTGCGCTTATGTTAAGCTATCACAAACTCCCTTCACATTTGAAGAGGTGCTTTGCTTATTGTTCTATACTCTCGAAAGATTATGAATTTGAGGAGAAGCAA GTGGTGCTATTATGGATGGCAGAAGGTTTGATTCAACCACGACAAGATGACGAGGAAATGGAAGATTTGGGTAGCGTGTATTTTCGCAGTTTGTTGTCAAGGTCATTTTTCCAACAATCACGCATTAATAAATCACAATTTCTGATGCATGACCTCATCCATGATTTAGCTCAAACAGTTGCAAGCGATATATGCTTTAGAATGGAAGAGCGATCTGGGGGTAGTAAGCAAGAGAATATTCCCATAAAGGCACGCCACTCATCTTATTTGGCAAGTAGATACGATGTTACTAAAAGATTTGAGGTTTTTTCTAAACTCACAAGTTTACGCACATTCTTACCTCTCATGCCACCAAATTCAGGTAAATGCTATTTGGCTCATCGTGTTCATCTTGAATTGGTTCCAACATTACGATGTTTGAGGGTGCTATCTTTCCATGGGTACTATATAACCAAGCTATCAGATTCTATCGGTGATCAGTTGAAGCATCTGTGGTATCTTGACCTTTCCAAAACTTGA
- the LOC122298946 gene encoding putative disease resistance RPP13-like protein 1 — MFQKLVNLRHLNIEGAYRLEGMPVQIGKLTCLQTLSNLFVGKDNCSGLKELGPLKHLQGTLRISRLENVMEADDAKDAELIKKTKISALFLEWSRDNIDESKDSTSELEVLNGLRPQNDLVELVLRYYGGTTLPNWLTPPSFPRMVSLTLENCYKCTSLPPMGQYLPSLKNLRIGGMANVESVGSELCGGNLETLDFYDMEEWENWSPCEELPNLRELSLIGCPKLLGKLPNNLPLLNKAMIYNCELLACGGKVTFKEGVCVRKFTFEGGVMRVRKVIFISFPLISYQLTRRVDQGLKMEGLVESEKLTINRCEELTNLWSDNEGSLPQLPFLKALCIYNCSKLVSLLAEEVDKKHLQLGIPSRIMSIRIHNCIALESLPKAMM, encoded by the coding sequence ATGTTTCAAAAGTTGGTCAACTTGCGCCACCTCAATATTGAAGGTGCATATCGTTTGGAAGGAATGCCAGTGCAAATAGGTAAATTAACTTGTCTCCAAACACTGTCTAATCTATTTGTGGGAAAAGACAATTGCTCTGGGTTAAAGGAGCTTGGACCTTTGAAGCATCTTCAAGGGACACTCCGCATTTCAAGATTAGAGAACGTGATGGAAGCTGATGATGCAAAAGATgctgaattaattaaaaagaccAAAATCAGTGCGTTGTTTTTGGAATGGAGTAGGGACAATATTGATGAGTCAAAAGACAGTACAAGTGAACTAGAGGTACTAAACGGGCTACGACCTCAGAATGATTTGgtggagcttgttttaaggTACTATGGTGGTACAACCCTTCCTAATTGGTTAACACCCCCTTCATTTCCTCGTATGGTGTCCTTGACATTAGAAAATTGTTACAAGTGCACATCATTACCTCCAATGGGGCAATATTTGCCATCACTCAAAAATCTTAGGATCGGGGGCATGGCTAACGTGGAGAGCGTTGGTTCTGAATTGTGTGGCGGTAATTTAGAGACTTTGGATTTCTATGACATGGAGGAGTGGGAGAATTGGAGTCCTTGTGAAGAATTGCCAAATCTGCGTGAGCTTTCCCTTATTGGATGTCCAAAGCTTTTAGGGAAGTTACCAAACAACCTTCCTTTACTAAACAAAGCTATGATATATAATTGTGAGCTGTTGGCGTGTGGCGGAAAGGTTACTTTCAAAGAGGGTGTGTGTGTAAGAAAGTTTACATTCGAAGGGGGGGTGATGCGTGTAAGAAAGGTTATATTCATATCCTTTCCACTAATTTCATATCAACTCACTCGTCGAGTAGATCAAGGGCTTAAAATGGAAGGGTTGGTAGAGTCGGAAAAGTTAACTATTAATAGGTGTGAGGAGCTGACGAATTTGTGGTCAGACAACGAGGGATCACTGCCACAGCTCCCATTTCTGAAAGCTCTCTGCATTTATAATTGTTCCAAACTAGTCTCTTTGTTGGCGGAAGAAGTTGATAAAAAGCATCTCCAACTGGGTATTCCATCCAGGATCATGTCTATTCGTATCCACAATTGCATAGCCTTGGAATCATTACCCAAGgcaatgatgtaa